Genomic DNA from Desulfurivibrio alkaliphilus AHT 2:
TCGACGGCCGCCTGGTAACCGGCCCCAGCCCAGAGTACGTGATGATCATGCAGAGCTACGATCTCTTCCCCTGGCGGACGGTGCTGGGTAATGTCGAATACGGGTTGGAGGTCCGGGGCTGGAAACGGGAGAAGCGTCAGCAGAAGGCCCGCGAACTGATTGCCCTGGTCGGGCTCAGTGGCTGCGAAGAGCAGCACCCCCGCGAGCTTTCCGGCGGCATGCGCCAGCGGGTGGCCATTGCCCGGGCCCTGGCGGTGGAGCCCCAGGTACTCTTCATGGATGAACCTTTCGGCGCCCTGGACGCGCTGACCCGTAGCCGGATGCAGCAAGAGCTGCTCAAACTCTGGCGTCGCCGGGGCATGACCATTGTCTTTGTTACCCACGACATCCAGGAGGCGATCACCCTGGCCGACCGGGTAGCGGTGCTCCCCTCCGCCCCCGGTCCCTTCCGGGCCGTCATCCAGGTTGAGCTGCCCCGCCCCCGCCATCCCCGTGATCCCGCCGCCCTGCCGCTGCGCGACCGCCTGGAGCAACTCCTGCAACCGACGTAAGCGATCACCGGGCACCGTATCTTGCGGCGATCAACCCGGCTTACCTACCTAGGTACGCTTCGCCGTCTCGCCTGCGGTGCCCGATGATCGCTTATCAAGTATCAAGCCTGGAGATCAGTTACCAGCCGAAGCTTGATGTGCCGGACGACACACTAAGAGTATCGCGGAGTTAACAGCTAAAAATCGTAACGGAAACCCACGGTGAGCACATTGTCGGGGTCAATGGCATCGCCATTGCCGTACTCGATGAATACCCGCATCGGGCGGCTGAATTTGTAGTTGGCGCCCAGGGCGAAGTAGCTGTCTTCATTCCAGTCGCGCCCGGCGGTGGCGTACAGATCGCCTTGGCCGTAGTTGTAGATGCCGCCAATGGCGTAATGGTAGTCATCGTCGCCGGCGTCTTTCAGGTGTTCAACCATCAGCCGCAAGCTAAGATCTTTCATAACCTGGTAGGAGGCGGAGGCGCCGATCAGGGTTTCTGTGAAGGCGGCGGCTGCATCTTCGTTGCTAAACAAGCTTCCCAGGCCCAAGGTTAAGTCGCCGATATGGTAAGTACCGGCCAGTTGGAAAACCAGCTCTTCATCGCCGGAAACGCTCTCGCTCTCTTCG
This window encodes:
- a CDS encoding ABC transporter ATP-binding protein gives rise to the protein MKIVARGVGKHFHDKRGQDLPVLQGLDLTVGGGELLCLLGPNGCGKTTFLNLLAGFEPPDEGEIAIDGRLVTGPSPEYVMIMQSYDLFPWRTVLGNVEYGLEVRGWKREKRQQKARELIALVGLSGCEEQHPRELSGGMRQRVAIARALAVEPQVLFMDEPFGALDALTRSRMQQELLKLWRRRGMTIVFVTHDIQEAITLADRVAVLPSAPGPFRAVIQVELPRPRHPRDPAALPLRDRLEQLLQPT